ATATCCCACTGAAATAAAATCCATATTTCCTAACCATACAATTACTATTATATTCTTTTATAAACTAACAAAAAAGAATTCCGCTTTAGAACGAAATTCTTTTCTATTAGACATTTATACATATTTATTATTGTACATTTCTTCATATGCACTTACTTTTTTTATGTAATTTTGTGTTTCTGAAGGCAATCTATCAAAATCTTCTTCACCATTAATATTTCTATTAGCCAATGTTCCTGATCCTGCATTATATGCCGCTAATGCCATTTTCTTATCTTGATAAACATCTAGTAAATTACTAAGCATCTTAGTACCACCATCGATATTTTGTTCAACATCATAAGGATCTGTTATCCCTAGTCCCGCAAAATTAAATGGCATAATTTGCATTATTCCAGTAGCCCCAGCACTTGATACAGCATTGCTATCAAAATTAGACTCTTGTTTTATAACAGCCATTATAAAACTTGGATCCATATTATACTTTTTACAAGCCTTGTCTATAGCATTAGCTACTTTTTCATCTACACCTTCATAAATACTATTAGAAGTTATAGAATCACTACTAGATGTTAATGATGAACTTGCAACATTATTATATGATGATGTTGTTGTTGATGTACTTGTATTAAATAATCCATCAAAAGAAAAATTTGATGACTTCATCGCACTAGTAAATGCCTCCATAACTATAGAATATGCATCAGAATCTTTAAACATTTGTTGTATCATTGATAACATCAATTGCATTTTAAATGCATTTTCTGTGGTTTCTTCGCTACTGCTACTACTGCTTAAACTACTTAATTGTTCTAATTGTGTCTTTTGTAATTCTGTACTATAGGAATTAAGTATTGAACTTACATCCATTTTTATTTCACCTCGAATTCAATTATCCTGTAATCCTCATATGCTTTAACCTCATTGGCACTTCTACATAATACCATAAGTCTATATTGTCCCCTCTTAAATGGAATAAAAGTATAGTAACTCTTTCTACAATATTCTTGTACTAACTTCCATTCTCCACCCTCATCAATATAAAATTGATAATTAACAGATTTACCACCTTCACAACTTGCATTAAATGTTATTGGACAGTTAACTCTTTTTTCTTCTACATCACACTGTACCTCTACATTATACACCGGTGAAACATCTCTTACCTTAAAATAAACGCTTTTTTTACTTTCAAATCGTTCATTACTATTTTCATTTTTACTATATACATCTATATTGTATATTCCTCCACACTTTGGAGTTATAGAGAATTTTTTATTTGAAGTATATTCTGACTCCTCTACTAAAAATCCATTTATTCTTATATCATATTTTATTACCGCTTCTTTAGAATTAAAAACAATAGTTTCAAAAACTATTTTATCTCCCGGCACAGGAGTTTCATTACAATAACTTATAATTTTATCTATTTTACATGGAACAAATAAATACGCATCAAAATAGCAAAAATCATGAGCATCATATTCATTATCTGAAAATTTATTTTTAACCATTATTTCAACAGAATATCTTCCTACCTTCTCTGGTGAATACCTAAAAATAGTATCATTTCTATAAGGCTTTTCAAAAATCACTTCATTGTTACATAATACTCTATAAGCAAATAAATTTCCTTTATTATTATCAGACATAACTTTGTATTGTATATAGTTTCCAACTTTTATTTCTTTACCACCGGTTTTAAGTATATCTAATATTTTAGCTTCTCTTTTCTCATGTTCTTCAATGACAAATTCCATTTCCTTATAATCTTCATATTCTCCTGAATATGATTGATCTTTAACATATACTCTTATCTTATATTCACCTATCTCTGTAGGCTTCCAACGATATGTATCTTCTTTTATGAATCCTGTTTCGTATTCATATCCATCTTTGAAAATTTTATAATTATATGTAAGAGATTTTCCACCTTCACATATAACTCTAAAGTTTATATCTGATTCTACCGCCTTAGGAGAAATAACATCAGCTATAAAACTTTCTATCCTAACAGTTTTATAATTTTTTACTTCATAATTTATTATTGCTCTATCATCATATTCATTTCCTGAATACATATCTTTTACAGCCACTAATAACTTATATTTTCCTGCCTTACTTTCCTTAAATGATATTACATTCTTAGATGAAAATTCTTGAATAACTTCTAGTTTATTTTCTTCATCTATCTTTATACATTTGTATAAAACATTCTTCTTCTCTGAATATTGAACATCTACATCGATAATCATTTCTTCATCTACTATTAAATCTTTTGTGATAAACATAAGATTTTGTATTTTTACTGCCTCTCTTCTCCAGACATAGAATTCTATTGATTCCTCAGAATCATACATACTAATAGAACCTTTATTTTTTACTTGTACAACTATCTTAATATCCCCAACATCTTTAGGTATCAAATTCAAATAATTTTCACTTGAATAATCTTTAAGTAAAGTTTCTTCCCCATCTTTTACTTTTAAAAATCTATATAATATTTCTTCACCTGTACAATCTACGGTTATAGCCAAAGGTTCATCTATTATAACCTTATCTCTATTTAATGATATATCTTTTATCCTTACTACTTTACTAAGATCCTTTGTTATATACTCAGCTCGGCAACAATAATCAAAACTTTTTGATGAAGATGGTGACTTTCCATAGACCATTATAGTGTATTCTCCGCTAACCTTAGGAGACCATATACAACAACTTTCTTTTCCATATTCTTTTATTGTTGTCCACTTTCCTCCATGGCCACAAAGAAATTTATATAACAACTCTTCATCTTCATTATTTTTAACAATAATATTTACTGGACTATTTTCGTAATCAATATTATCCTTTTCTAAAATTACTTCTATTTTATTCATATTCCACTTCATCCTTACTGACATATTATTATTAATATTATAGTATATGGAAAAATTTACTACAAGATAATTTCATATTTTTTTAACTTTCTCCGTATAATATGATAAGATATAATAAAAGTAAAAATTATACATCGGAGGTTATTTTTTCTAGTATGAATTTTAAATTTTATTCTTTTAAAAAATTAGAAATATCTTACTTTGAAGAAAATATAGATATTTCCAATATTTATTTTATCAATAATAAAATAAAACTAAAAATAATCAATATTACATATGAAGAAAATCGTGTATTAATATATTTTGATAATGAAATAAATATAAAATATCCCCTTTATCTAAATACTAATAATATAAATATCGATGTTCCATACTATTCACTTTATACAACTGAAGATTTTAATAAAAAATATTATTATACTGGCGACTTAGGTGTACACTATGAAACTACTTATTCCGAATTCACTTTTTGGTCTCCATCAGCGTTAAAAGTGTCATTAAAAATTTATAAAGAAACATCTAACAATGTACCTATAATATTATCATCTAATGACTTAGAAGAAAATGATAATATTTGGTATATTAAATATTATGGAGATCTAAAAGGCTATCTATATACTTATGAAGTAACTCACGCTGATAGATGTAATGAAATAGTTGACCCTTATGCAAAAGCTGTCTCTGTCAATGGCCATTATGGCGCAATAGTTGATATCAAAGACTCTAATCCTACAGATTTTTTAGATGATTCCCCTATCAAAGAACATTATAATCCTACTGATGCCATAATATACGAAATTAGCATCCGAGATATGACTATTTATCCTAAAACAGATATCATTAACAAAGGTAAATATTTAGGTTTATGCCAACTCAAAGATAGTCACGGATATGATCTAGATTGTGGCATATCCCATATAATAAATTTAGGGGTAACTCATGTTCAACTGATGCCCATATTTGATTTTTCATTTTCAAGTGTAGATGAGCTAATGCCAAGAAAAAAATATAATTGGGGTTATGATCCTCAAAATTACAATGTTCCTGAAGGAAGTTATGCTACTAATCCTAAAGATCCACTTTGTAGAATAAAAGAATTAAAAACTCTTATTCAAACATTACACAATCACAATTTATATGTAATTATGGACGTCGTTTATAACCATATTTCTAACTATGAGACCTCCAACTTAGAATTATCCTTTCCAGGGTTTTATTTTAGAAGATACGATAATGGTTTTATTTGTAATGGATCGGGATGTGGTAATGACCTGGCTACAGAAAAACCTATGGTAAGAAAATTTATAATAGATTCATTAAAATATTGGGTTAATGAATATCATATTGATGGCTTCAGATTTGACTTAATGGGATTAATTGATGTAGCCACAATGAATGAAATATATAAAAACCTGAAAGAATTAAATGAAAATGTATTTATTTATGGTGAAGGATGGAACTTATCCACCAATTTATCTGAAGATAACAAAACTATTCTTAGAAACAATTATAAAACGCCATCTATTAGTTATTTTAATGACTTCTTTAGAGATACTTTTAGAGGTAACGTATTTTTTAGCGATGATATAGGATTTATTGCTGGAAAAAATCATATAGATCATTTAGCTATAAAAGCTATAACAGGATCTGATCACATTTTTTCTTCCCCCTGTCAAAATATAAATTATTTGTGCTGTCATGATAATCATACTTTCTGGGATAAGCTTTCTTTATCTGCTAAGTTTGTTGATGAGGAAACACGAATAGATATGTTTAAATTAGGAATAGGAATATTACTACTATCTCAAGGTATCCCCTTTATTCAAAGTGGTCTTGAATTTCTAAGAACTAAAGATTCACTAGGAAATACTTATAATTCTCCTGACTATATAAATTGGATAGATTGGGATAGAAAGTATAAATACTATAATATATATTTATACACTAGAAATTTAATAAGACTTAGACGTAATCACAAAGCCTTCAGATTTTCTTCATTCGAAAATTTAAGAAACCATCTATACATTTTAAAAAATCTTCCACATAACGTTATAGGATATAAAATCTATGGTAATGGCAACGGTGATACTTGGTCTGAGATACTAGCTATCTTCAATAGTAATGATACCACAATAAGACTACCTATCTCTTCTGGTCCCTGGATTTTAGTTGCAAATAAAAATTTTGTAGATGAAAAATCTACAAAAGCTATAAATAATGTGATTGAAATAGATAAATTTTCTTTTGTCCTTCTTTATAAATAAAAGTTGCAGTATTTGTCGATTTACTAAGTAGTCCATAGTTTGTAGTATAGATATTTTATATATAGGGAGCTGTTATACTTAAGTGTTGTTTTTATAGAATCAATATAATTCAATTACCATAAAAAATACAATAGGGTTGTGCATATAAATGCTACAACCCTAATTTAAATTATAATCTCTTTAATAATTCTTCTCTCATATCTTCATAACCTGGCTTACCAAGTAATGCAAACATGTTTTTCTTGTAAGCTTCAACACCTGGTTGATCAAATGGATTAACTCCTAATAAGTAACCACTGATACCACAAGCTTTTTCAAAGAAGTATACCATGTATCCGAAATAATATGCTGATAATTCTGGTACTGTAACAACCATATTTGGAACTCCACCATCATTATGAGCTAAAACAGTTCCTTGAGAAGCCATTTTATTTACATAATCCATTTCTTTTCCTGCTAAGAAGTTTAATCCATCTAAATCTTCTTTATCTTCATTGATTAAGATAGAATGTCTTGGCTTTTCAACAGAAATTAATGTTTCAAATAATCCTCTAAGACCTTCTTGGATATATTGTCCCATTGAGTGAAGGTCAGTAGAAAAATCTGCTGCTGCTGGGAAGATACCTTTGTTATCTTTTCCTTCACTTTCTCCGTATAATTGCTTCCACCATTCACCAAAATAATGAAGAGATGGTTCGTAGTTAACTACCATTTCAATAGTCTTACCTTTTCTGTATAAAGCATTTCTAGCTGCTGCATACTTATAAGCATCATTTTCTTTGATGCAAGGGTTTGCATACGCATCTTGTGCATCTTTTGCACCCTTCATCATTTCGTCTATGTCAATACCAACTGCTGCTATTGGAAGTAATCCAACTGCTGTTAATACTGAGAATCTTCCTCCAACATCATCAGGTACTACAAAAGTTTCATAACCTTCGTTATCACTTAAAGTCTTTAATGCACCCTTTGCTTTATCTGTAGTAGCAAAAATTCTATTCTTAGCTTCATCCTTACCATATTTCTTTTCTAGTAAGTCTTTGAATATTCTAAATGCAATTGCAGGTTCTGTAGTTGTTCCAGATTTTGAAATTACATTTACACAAATATCTTTTCCTTCAACTAAATCTAAAAGATCAGCCATATATGTAGATGAAATGTTATTACCTACAAAATAAACTTCTGGTAATTTTCTTTTTTCTTTGCTTAAACTATTGTGGAAAGTATGAGAAAGCATTTCAATAGCAGCTCTTGCTCCTAAATATGATCCACCAATTCCAATTACAATAAGAACATCACAAGTATCTTGAATTTTTTTAGCCGCAGCTTTAATTCTAGCAAACTCATCCTTATCATAGTTTGTTGGTAGGTCAACCCATCCTAAGAAGTCACTTCCTAAACCACTTTTTTCATGTAACATTTTATGAGCAACGTCAACCATTGGTTGCATACTCAATACTTCTTCCTCTTTTAAATATGGAAGAGTTTTGCTTAAGTCTAATTTTAAAGACATATACTTTTCACTCCTAACTTAACTCTGTATAAGAAAATTGTATTCCAATTGTTTCAATTTATCAAGAGTATTATCGGTTATATATAATATTATTATACACCCCATTCCATTTTATTGAATTATATTGAATTTTATTACAGTATAATGCATATGAAGTTAATATTTTTAAATATATACCTTATATTATTTGTATAATATATACAAACAACACTTAAGTATAACAGCTTAGTATATGTGCTAATACATATATACTCCCACTTATTAATAAAAAATAAAAAGAGATTACAAACTAAAACTAGTTAGTAATCTCTGTATTCATAACCTATTTGTCATACACTGGTGTAGAATAATGTTCATATCCTTCCAATTTTCCTAATGTAATCTTATCAAATAAAGCTTTTATTTTCTTATAAACTTCACCATTAATTCCACCTGGAACTGGTCTATCGTCAATTTCACAAATTGGTGTAATTTCCATAGCTGTTCCTGAGAAGAATGCTTCATCGCAAGCATATAGTTCTGTTCTCTTAACACTTCTTTCAACTACTTCCATACCAAGGACATCTCTTGCTAATTCCATAACAGTTTCTCTAGTAATTCCCTCTAGAATATTATCACTTGGTGGTGGAGTTATAAGTTTTCCTTTTCTAACAATAAATATATTTTCTCCAGGTCCTTCACAAACTGAGCCAGTGTCAGTTAAGAAAATAGCTTCATCATATCCATTAATCTTAACATCTAAAGATGCTAATGCTGAATTTAAGTAAGCAGCTGAAGCCTTAGTTCTTGGAGGTAACATATTATCAGAAAGTCTTGTCCAAGAAGTAACTTTTACTTTTAATTCATCTTTTCCAGTGTAACTTCCAAGTGGTGAACAATATATAAGAATTCTATCGTCGTCATCTAATAATGTAGGTCCTATATTTGTTGACCCCTTATAAGCAATTGGTCTTATATAAGTTGTTGTCTTAAAATTATTTTTTTTCAACAATTCTATTGTAGCATTAACTAAATCATCAACTGTATATGGTAATTTAATATATAACGCTCTGCAAGATTGTAGGAGTCTTTCATAGTGTTCTCTTACTCTAAAAAGACTTAATTGTTGATTTTCTTCATCCCAATAAGCTCTTATCCCCTCAAAGCAGGCTAATCCATAATTAAAGGCCTTACTTCTGATATCGATGCTTACCTTCTCTTCTTCAATAATATCTCCATTATAAAATACGTATGATTGTTCCATAAATGATGCCCCCTATGCGTTTTACCTTAATATACTACTATTAAAATAATTAGTCAATATTTGCAAAATAAAAAAATAGCCAGAATCTTTTCTGGCTATAAAAATTAAGCTATACTTTCATCTCTGAAAATTGCTACCATCTTCTTAATTGAAGCTTCAAACTCTTCTTGTGAAGAATTGTTAAATATTATTAATTCTTTAATATTTGTTGGTGGATTATAGTTTTGTGTTGCCACATATTCATCCCAGTGTTCAAGCTTCCAAGTATCTCTGTCTGAATTTCTTTCAATCATTCTTTGGTGACATACTTCAACATCAGTATGTACCCAAACAACTGCAAGTTCAGCACCTTTTTCAGCTAATTTTTCTCTTAAATTTTTTAGATACTCTTCGTCTCTAATTTCTCTAGTAAATGGAGCATTAATTAAAACAGTATCGTTATAATCTAATGCTTCTAATGCTAGATCAACAATAGCATCATACTCAGGATTTCTGATATTTTCTTCAAAGAAATCTGAACTTCTATTATACTCTTGGTTAGCAACTTCAAAAATCTTCTTTGATAAAACTATTAGAGTATCCTTGTCCAAATAAACGCAATTAGTTAAAGCCTTTGCTAATTGTTTAGAAACATAAGTTTTTCCACAAGCTGGTGGTGATGTAACAAGAATTAACTTTTTCATAACACTTCTCCTTTACAGGTTTATATTTAAATGTCGAACTTACTCTTTTATATTCGCTTTTATAATTTTAAAAGAGTATTTAAGACTTGTCAATGTTTGAAAATGTTTTCTCATTAATATTTATTTCCACCTACGAGTAAATTTGTACATTTAAACCTTGATGTTTTTCTCTCTAATATTACTTTTATCACTAATATTATTTGATTTTTTTCATTTAAAATTCTATTTCAATAATGGAAAAATGCCACGATATCACCTATCGTGGCATTTTTTACAAATTAACTATATTAACGTCTTTAATTTCTTTTAATAACTCCATCTCTCTTTTTTGACATGTAAAAATTATTATTTGTCTCTCTTTACTTTCTTCATATAAAAATTCTAATATATTTTTTAATCTATTATCATCATACATAGAAAAAGCTTCATCAAGAAGAAACATCATCTTATCTTTTTCTATAGTTTTTAGTATAGAATATCTTAATGCAAAATATAATGAATCATTGGTCCCTTTAGACAAGAAATCTTTATCTCTTAAAACACCGTCCTCATCTTCAACAAGAACATCTATATTTTCTGATACTATTAAATTGCTATACTTACCTTCTGTGATTTTAGAAACTATACTTTTCACTTCTTCCTTAACCTTTGGTAAAAAATTCTCATTGATTATTTTATGACTCTCTTCCATTTTCTCCAATGTTAATTTTAAAGCTTTTTCTTTTTTTCTTTCTTTTTTTAAATTTATAGTAAGATCCTCAAGAGCTTCTTCTTTTTTTAATATATCCGGATACTTTTCAAAATCCTTCGAAATAGAAGCCTCTAATCCCGCTATTTCCCTCTCCATAGTAAGTAAAGCTTGATCTTTTTCTCTTTGTCTTTGAATTTTTACCTCTGCTTCCTTTTCTCTCTCTTTAGCTTCTAAAACTTTCAAAGCACTTAATGAGTCTCTATACTCCATAATATTTGATTCAAGCTCATTTATATCTCTTACAGATACTTTATCAAATATATCTTGCAAATACTCTAAATTTTTTTCCCTTTCCTTTGCAAATTTTCTTTTCTTCTCATGTTTTTGCAACTTACTATTATTTTTTGCCAAGAAGCTATAGAAAATAACCATTAATATACCACAAATAGCTGATACCAAAAAATATCCTATTGAATAATATAATGCAGCTATTACCGTACCTAGTACTGCTAAAAATGAGATAAATGTTAACAAGAAATATATCTTTACCTTTTTATTGTACTTATTTATTAATTTCATTGTATCTTTATATTTCTCTAATTCATTTACCCTAGAATCTTTAAATTTAACTTCATCTAAATTTATATATTTAAATTTTTCTCTCTCTTTTATTAATTCTTTTTCTAATTTTAAACTTTCTTTAATTTCATTTAATTCACTTTCGATACTTTGTATTTTTCTTGATGTGAATTCTGTATTTTTAATCTTATCTCTTTCTTTTTTATATTCATTTAAATTTTTAATATTTTCTATGTTATTTTTTACTACTTTATCATGACATTTTAATTCTTCTAATAAATTCTGTTTTTCTTCTTCTAAAGCTTTAATAGATTCTTTATTTTTCTTTATGGCTTTTTTTATAATCTTCATCGTTTTACCATAATCAATTTCTTCGCTACCGGTATCTTTTAAATTATTTATTTTTTCTTTAGCAACTTCTCCCCCATATTGAGTTAAGTATCCTGTAGACATATAACTTTCTTCATCAATAGGAATAATTTTTTGTGAAACCTTCTTCCCATCTAACTCATTATATATATTAACCTTATCTTGTCTTTTACTATCTTTAAATTCTCTTTCAATTATATATTTATCATTATCTATAGAAATTTCCATGGTCCCTAAAGCTCTTCCATCTTTAAAAGAAAAATATTTTTTTCTCTCATTATCTTTTATAGATGCTTTTTGAGAGTTCATACCAAATAACATTACCTTTATAAATGCTAATATAGTGGATTTACCTTTTTCATTCTCTCCATAAACTACATTTAATCCTTTTGAAAAGTTTATAGTTTTATTATTAAACTTACCAAAAGATATAAGATTTATCTTATCAATATTTATCAAATTATATCTTCCCCTTCTAATGCCATTAATCCATATTTCAGTGCTTCCGTACTTTCCTCATCATCACACTTCAACATCTCGCTAATAAATATTCCTCTTAATGATTTTTCTTTCTTTATATTTTCATAATCTATTTTTTCTTTAGTATTATCATTAATCTCAATATAAAAAAACTTATCTTTTAACTTCTCTTTTATAACATTTTCTCTAACAACAATATCTTCTATTTCCCCTATAAGATTTACTCTAATCATATCATTGCTATTTTCCCCTATACTACTACATATCTTTTCACAAATTTCTTCAGTAGTAGATTTATCCGTTATATCAATATCTATATCTATATGCTTTCTCTTACTTAAAGATAAAAATTCTTCCTTTACTACTTCATCTTCTATCTCTAGAATTAATACTCCCTTTTCTCCTGTTTCATTAAAACTTCTTCCTTCTAAAGCTCCACTATATCCATAATATGTTTCTCCACTTTTTAATAATCCAGAATACTTATGTTTGTGACCAATAGCAATATACGTCATGTTACTTTCTTTTATATCTTCTTCAGTAATAGGATTATATAACGATTCTCCCCCTGATATTACATCTCCATGAATAACAGCAATATTTATCTTCCCGTCTTCTCCTTTTACGTTATGTAACAAACATTCCTCTACATGCTCTTCGTTAAATGCAACTCCATGTATTACCACATTCCTATCAGCAATTTCAACAGTCTCCATTTTACTTTTAAATATATGCACATTTTCTGGCCATTCCATAAGCTTATAAAATGAATCTTCATTATAAGGATCATGATTTCCTGGAGAAATAAATACCTTTATAGGACTTACAGACTTCAATACGTTAGCTATATATACTAGCGTCTCTTTAAATACTCGTTTATTATCAAAAAGATCTCCCGTAATTAATATAAAATCTACTTTTTCTTCTTTTCCCCTCAATATTGCCTTTTTAAATGTTTCTCTTATATCTTCTTTTCTAATAGAACTAATTTCTGTACCTAATCCCTTAAAAGGAGTGTCAAAATGTACATCACCTAATTGCAATACCTTAATCATTTCCTACTTCCGCCCTTCTTATTATTATCTCTATATTATATTTATTCTTTTTTAATTACAATATATTTTTTATTAAATTAACATTTTACTTTTTTTAGGTTAATTCGGAGGGTGTATTGTGTTTTTGCCATATATAAATCTGTTCTACTTAAGTGTTGTTTTTTGATTTTTCAATTTAATAAATATTAATATTTATATGTTTATCTCCTAGTTTTTTGTCAATAATCTAAATAACTAAGGAGGCATGAGAAATATGTATCACTTATCAGCACTTATGACTAAAAATTGTAGATATTTTCAACTATATAAACAATTAAATATTTTATCTCTTGAAAACCTTCATAATATTGAAAAACTTTGTCCATATTGTAAAAACAAAAATATAGTTAGACATGGAAAAGTAACAAGCAGCAATTCTCAAAGATTCCGTTGCAAAAACTGTCTTAAAACTTTTACTGAAACTTTTGGTTCTCCTTTCTATAGAAGTAGAAAACATCCTACTATTTGGCAAGATTATTTAGTTAATATGTGGCAAGATCTTTCTATCTCTCGCTGCTCTATAAATACAAATATTGCTCATAAAACTTCATTTTTATGGCGTCATAAAATCCTAAATTATATAAATAATTTTTTATCTTTAATACGTCCTCATGAAAATGTTAGTATGCTTCTAAAAGTATACAAAACAACCTCAAAGGACATGTCCTTAACTGATAATGACCGAAGTACCCAGTATGATAATCACTATTTCTCACTGGCTTTTACTAAGAAAAAATATATTTCAATACATCCTTTAGGTAAGGGTCCATTTAGTATACATAAGATACCAGATTCATTTAAAGATTTGATAAAAAATATTTATTCATTAAGTTTGTCTAATAGCAATCAGTTATTACAATATGCAAAAAAAGTAATTCCAAAAGCAAAAGCAGGTTGTGATAGTTTTCTCGGTATTTACAATGTCAATATGGGTTTGTGGTTTCTCCACTTTTTTGGTGTATCTCTGAAGTATTATTCAAACTATCTTCATTGGTTCGCATCAAAATATTATATTTCTACTTTTTCATTAAAATTAGATTGGATAAATGACGAAGAAGTTTCATACCAATAAAAAATAAACTTATCACCTTTCACAAGATAATAAGTTCATTTTAAATTTATAAATATTATTTAGAGTTGGTTATAGGATTCAAAAACAACACTTAAATATAACAGTTTTCTATATGAGATTTTTGAACATATATACCCAACTACCACTATTCATCATAGTACGACAGTATATTATTATGGAAGTACTGCTAAATCATCTAAACCAGTGTCTTCTGGAATACCAAACATTATATTCATATTTTGAATACCTTGTCCAGCTGCTCCTTTTACAAGGTTATCTATAACAGATATTATAATTAACTTATTTGTGCGACTATCTTTTCTTACTGATATATATGCCATATTTGTATTCTTACTCCACTTAGTTTGCGGAATCTCCTCAATAACTTCTACAAACTTAGCATCTTTATAGAAGTCTTTATATAAATCAAATATTTTCTCTTCTTTTATATCTGCAGTTAAGTCTACATATGCAGTTATAAGTATCCCTCTAGTCATTGGTACTAATTGAGGCACAAAAGTCAATTTTACTTCGTTTTTAGATTTTGTATTTAATACTTGTTCAATTTCTGGCGTATGTCTATGGCAAGCTACTTTATAGGCTTTAAAATTTTCATTTATTTCTGAAAAGATATTATCAACAGAGCCACCTCTTCCAGCTCCACTAGTTCCACTCTTTCCATCTACTACAATAGTTTTAGTATCACATAATCCAGCACTAATTATTGGTAGTAATCCTAAAGATGATGCAGTAGCATAGCATCCTGGATTAGCTAATATTCTTGCTTCTTTTATTTTATCTTTATTTATTTCAGGAAGCCCATACACTGCTTCTTTTAAATATTCTAAAGAAGTGTGTTTTACTCCATACCATTTTTCATATTCTAATGGATCATCTAATCTATAATCTCCACCCATTTCTATAACTTTAACATTATGTTTCATAGCTTCCTCAACAA
Above is a genomic segment from Clostridium bornimense containing:
- a CDS encoding triple tyrosine motif-containing protein, producing MNKIEVILEKDNIDYENSPVNIIVKNNEDEELLYKFLCGHGGKWTTIKEYGKESCCIWSPKVSGEYTIMVYGKSPSSSKSFDYCCRAEYITKDLSKVVRIKDISLNRDKVIIDEPLAITVDCTGEEILYRFLKVKDGEETLLKDYSSENYLNLIPKDVGDIKIVVQVKNKGSISMYDSEESIEFYVWRREAVKIQNLMFITKDLIVDEEMIIDVDVQYSEKKNVLYKCIKIDEENKLEVIQEFSSKNVISFKESKAGKYKLLVAVKDMYSGNEYDDRAIINYEVKNYKTVRIESFIADVISPKAVESDINFRVICEGGKSLTYNYKIFKDGYEYETGFIKEDTYRWKPTEIGEYKIRVYVKDQSYSGEYEDYKEMEFVIEEHEKREAKILDILKTGGKEIKVGNYIQYKVMSDNNKGNLFAYRVLCNNEVIFEKPYRNDTIFRYSPEKVGRYSVEIMVKNKFSDNEYDAHDFCYFDAYLFVPCKIDKIISYCNETPVPGDKIVFETIVFNSKEAVIKYDIRINGFLVEESEYTSNKKFSITPKCGGIYNIDVYSKNENSNERFESKKSVYFKVRDVSPVYNVEVQCDVEEKRVNCPITFNASCEGGKSVNYQFYIDEGGEWKLVQEYCRKSYYTFIPFKRGQYRLMVLCRSANEVKAYEDYRIIEFEVK
- a CDS encoding glucose-6-phosphate isomerase, coding for MSLKLDLSKTLPYLKEEEVLSMQPMVDVAHKMLHEKSGLGSDFLGWVDLPTNYDKDEFARIKAAAKKIQDTCDVLIVIGIGGSYLGARAAIEMLSHTFHNSLSKEKRKLPEVYFVGNNISSTYMADLLDLVEGKDICVNVISKSGTTTEPAIAFRIFKDLLEKKYGKDEAKNRIFATTDKAKGALKTLSDNEGYETFVVPDDVGGRFSVLTAVGLLPIAAVGIDIDEMMKGAKDAQDAYANPCIKENDAYKYAAARNALYRKGKTIEMVVNYEPSLHYFGEWWKQLYGESEGKDNKGIFPAAADFSTDLHSMGQYIQEGLRGLFETLISVEKPRHSILINEDKEDLDGLNFLAGKEMDYVNKMASQGTVLAHNDGGVPNMVVTVPELSAYYFGYMVYFFEKACGISGYLLGVNPFDQPGVEAYKKNMFALLGKPGYEDMREELLKRL
- a CDS encoding lytic transglycosylase domain-containing protein gives rise to the protein MDVSSILNSYSTELQKTQLEQLSSLSSSSSSEETTENAFKMQLMLSMIQQMFKDSDAYSIVMEAFTSAMKSSNFSFDGLFNTSTSTTTSSYNNVASSSLTSSSDSITSNSIYEGVDEKVANAIDKACKKYNMDPSFIMAVIKQESNFDSNAVSSAGATGIMQIMPFNFAGLGITDPYDVEQNIDGGTKMLSNLLDVYQDKKMALAAYNAGSGTLANRNINGEEDFDRLPSETQNYIKKVSAYEEMYNNKYV
- the pulA gene encoding type I pullulanase; the protein is MNFKFYSFKKLEISYFEENIDISNIYFINNKIKLKIINITYEENRVLIYFDNEINIKYPLYLNTNNINIDVPYYSLYTTEDFNKKYYYTGDLGVHYETTYSEFTFWSPSALKVSLKIYKETSNNVPIILSSNDLEENDNIWYIKYYGDLKGYLYTYEVTHADRCNEIVDPYAKAVSVNGHYGAIVDIKDSNPTDFLDDSPIKEHYNPTDAIIYEISIRDMTIYPKTDIINKGKYLGLCQLKDSHGYDLDCGISHIINLGVTHVQLMPIFDFSFSSVDELMPRKKYNWGYDPQNYNVPEGSYATNPKDPLCRIKELKTLIQTLHNHNLYVIMDVVYNHISNYETSNLELSFPGFYFRRYDNGFICNGSGCGNDLATEKPMVRKFIIDSLKYWVNEYHIDGFRFDLMGLIDVATMNEIYKNLKELNENVFIYGEGWNLSTNLSEDNKTILRNNYKTPSISYFNDFFRDTFRGNVFFSDDIGFIAGKNHIDHLAIKAITGSDHIFSSPCQNINYLCCHDNHTFWDKLSLSAKFVDEETRIDMFKLGIGILLLSQGIPFIQSGLEFLRTKDSLGNTYNSPDYINWIDWDRKYKYYNIYLYTRNLIRLRRNHKAFRFSSFENLRNHLYILKNLPHNVIGYKIYGNGNGDTWSEILAIFNSNDTTIRLPISSGPWILVANKNFVDEKSTKAINNVIEIDKFSFVLLYK